One part of the Aspergillus fumigatus Af293 chromosome 7, whole genome shotgun sequence genome encodes these proteins:
- a CDS encoding putative AP-3 complex subunit delta, which yields MFEKSLYDLIKGLRNHKGAEEEFIQESLRECRTEIKSQDMDKKATALLKIIYLEMFGYDMSWASFHVLEVMSSSRYLQKRAGYLGAVQSFRPDTDVLMLATNLLKKDLISSSTPSLSLPLTTLPHIITPSLAMSLLPDVLSRLSHSRGVVRKKAVVCLYRLALIYPEALKFAWPKLRERLMDDEEEGSVTTAVINVICELGWRRPRDFLPLAPRLFELLVDGGNNWMAIKIIKLFATLTPLEPRLIRKLSGPLMNIIETTTAMSLLYECINGVIQGGILDGDEALEERDEVASLCVGKLRGMIVANSDPNLKYVALLAFNRILLSHPALVSVHCDVIMDCLEDADVSIRMQALELAARMVTSDTLQSVVDRLLKQLRDATTFDPVESGHPAPTENLNNQKGSMILPASYRIDVIHRILDICSFNNYSDLYDFEWYVDLLVELMKLRPLQTKQFRFPRATRVLEDDRGDDIMSRICLEIRNVAVRVKGVRLQATRAAELLISVDNRHALFLEPHTDSQALGSLAWVVGEYSGCLCNPRRTLQSLIDISNMSLPAKVLSLCVQAVPKVLIQVANDPHQDWNTATVCEISLLFAQVIKFLESLAVHPDLDVQERAIEFLEMVRLAADALVTERHGSEAMPFLLSSIMPGLFSGLELNPVAVSAQKKVPFPGGLTLNEAFNQEFPTLLSELDWNPEIDNQHPYQQFYYVADTSTHHGMPIGSATVELHPDSSYQVPDGRPNDLSAAIKRRSERQERNREDPFYIVTEDRPSGVSDRDHSISPSGNLDVDSIPIINLDLNAFGDQRVASLSDSKTRHHKGQRPKKHLVIADETIGLDESVLPKAADNIDKSKRSLLQVDSSSLALLTLEGEDRSPSSTLDLDETVQDDAEMARAMRQVERLRLEMQRASERIHPEGIPMEGTPVRKKKKSKKAKVRGHATAKILQDTTQSEKDSTRRL from the exons ATAAAAAAGCTACTGCGCTCTTGAAAATAATTTATCTGGAGATGTTTGGGTATGATATGTCATGGGCATCCTTCCATGTCCTAGAAGTCATGTCATCTTCGAGATATCTCCAGAAGAGAGCTGGCTACCTTGGGGCAGTTCAGAGCTTTAGACCCGATACTGACGTATTGATGCTGGCAACGAATCTATTGAAGAAG GATCTCATATCATCAAGTACTCCGAGCCTGTCCTTACCACTGACCACATTACCGCACATTATCACTCCTTCGCTTGCGATGTCATTGCTTCCTGACGTTCTATCTCGGCTTTCTCACTCGCGCGGGGTTGTGCGCAAGAAGGCAGTTGTGTGCCTCTACAGACTTGCATTGATTTATCCCGAGGCGCTCAAGTTTGCATGGCCGAAACTAAGGGAGCGACTcatggacgatgaagaggaaggtAGCGTAACTACGGCCGTGATCAACGTCATATGTGAGCTTGGTTGGAGAAGGCCCCGTGATTTCCTTCCACTTGCCCCGAGGCTTTTCGAATTATTAGTCGATGGGGGGAATAATTGGATGGCTATCAAGATAATCAAGCTG TTTGCGACTTTGACACCCTTAGAACCTAGACTAATTCGGAAACTCTCTGGGCCGCTGATGAACATAATTGAAACGACGACCGCCATGTCACTGCTATATGAATGTATTAATGGCGTCATTCAAGGAGGCATACTTGATGGCGACGAAGCACTTGAAGAGAGAGATGAAGTCGCAAGTCTCTGTGTCGGGAAACTTCGAGGAATGATTGTCGCCAATTCCGACCCAAACC TCAAATATGTCGCGTTACTGGCGTTCAATCGAATCCTGCTCTCGCATCCTGCGCTAGTATCAGTCCATTGTGATGTCATCATGGATTGTTTGGAGGATGCCGATGTCTCCATACGAATGCAGGCCTTGGAGCTTGCAGCCAGGATGGTCACAAGCGACACACTCCAGTCCGTCGTCGATCGGTTACTCAAGCAGCTTCGGGATGCTACGACGTTTGATCCTGTTGAGTCGGGACATCCCGCACCAACAGAGAACTTGAACAATCAAAAAGGATCCATGATTTTGCCTGCGAGCTATAGAATCGACGTGATACATCGGATACTTGACATATGCTCCTTCAACAACTATTCGGACTTGTATGACTTCGAATGGTATGTCGACCTTTTAGTAgagttgatgaagctccGACCACTGCAAACTAAACAATTCCGTTTTCCGCGAGCTACTCGGGtgctggaagacgatcgTGGAGATGATATAATGTCCCGGATCTGTTTGGAAATACGCAATGTCGCCGTCCGTGTTAAAGGAGTCCGACTTCAGGCCACAAGAGCGGCAGAACTTCTGATTTCTGTTGATAACCGACATGCATTGTTCCTTGAACCTCACACCGATAGCCAGGCCCTTGGATCCCTCGCTTGGGTAGTGGGCGAGTATTCAGGCTGTCTTTGTAACCCTCGTCGAACGCTCCAGTCATTGATCGACATTTCAAACATGTCACTTCCAGCTAAGGTATTGTCTCTCTGCGTTCAGGCAGTTCCTAAGGTACTCATACAAGTGGCCAATGACCCACACCAAGATTGGAACACAGCGACCGTGTGCGAGATATCACTACTGTTTGCGCAAGTTATCAAGTTCCTGGAATCCCTGGCTGTTCATCCTGATCTGGATGTGCAGGAAAGAGCCATTGAATTTCTTGAAATGGTACGCTTGGCAGCTGATGCTCTAGTGACGGAGCGCCATGGTTCGGAAGCAATGCCTTTTTTATTATCGTCCATAATGCCCGGATTGTTCTCTGGGTTGGAACTCAATCCAGTCGCTGTCAGTGCTCAGAAAAAGGTCCCTTTCCCAGGGGGTCTCACTCTGAACGAAGCTTTCAACCAAGAATTCCCAACACTTCTCAGCGAATTGGACTGGAATCCCGAGATCGACAACCAGCATCCATATCAACAGTTTTACTATGTCGCAGACACATCCACACATCATGGCATGCCCATTGGGTCTGCTACGGTCGAACTACATCCAGACTCATCATACCAGGTTCCAGACGGTCGACCAAATGACCTATCTGCCGCCATTAAGCGGAGATCAGAGCGCCAAGAACGCAACAGAGAAGATCCCTTCTATATAGTTACCGAAGATCGTCCTTCTGGTGTGTCAGACAGAGACCACAGTATTTCACCCAGCGGTAATTTGGATGTCGACTCTATCCCCATAATTAACCTCGATTTGAACGCGTTCGGAGACCAACGTGTGGCTTCACTGTCGGACAGCAAAACTCGACACCACAAAGGTCAACGCCCCAAGAAACATCTTGTCATTGCTGATGAAACCATTGGACTGGATGAATCCGTTTTGCCGAAAGCTGCGGATAACATTGACAAGAGCAAGCGTTCTCTCCTCCAAGTTGATTCCAGTAGCCTTGCGCTCCTTACCTTAGAGGGTGAAGATCGAAGCCCGAGTTCCACACTAGATCTAGACGAAACCGTTCAGGATGATGCAGAGATGGCGAGAGCAATGAGACAAGTAGAGAGGTTACGGCTGGAGATGCAGCGAGCATCGGAGCGCATCCACCCGGAAGGCATACCAATGGAGGGTACACCTgtgaggaagaaaaagaaaagcaagaaggCAAAAGTGAGGGGACATGCGACTGCCAAGATATTACAAGATACAACTCAATCGGAAAAGGACAGTACCCGGAGGCTGTGA